One region of Fragaria vesca subsp. vesca linkage group LG4, FraVesHawaii_1.0, whole genome shotgun sequence genomic DNA includes:
- the LOC101303996 gene encoding probable polygalacturonase non-catalytic subunit JP650-like, translating to MPQHRELCLVTPLSLFFILFSLNVATAIAGDQNPFSPKGYLTRYWNKEVRNDAVGPTFLLSKASPLSAVQSASFAKLASENALQTKLPEFCSAAKLLCFPDLGESLEKHVKDASFTGYSGRNFTNYGTDRLAGADSFKNYSLGENLPVDSFRRYSRDSVNHKDKFNNYAADGNVIDQSFNSYAAGATSGTGDFKRYADSTNVPNLRFTSYSDDSNGRAQSFTAYSENANAGQQSFTSYAKHGNGAPNEFTGYGTSSNVAASDFTGYSESGNGINDTFTNYGNDENNPTERFKSYGDGGNAGSEKFSNYRDKANVGESSFQSYGKNSNSDKVSFVNYGKSFNNGSESFTGYGKGSQGGSVGFKIYGFNNTFKDYKDKKSAKFTEYVADEKTSLASASGSLAKRWVEPGKFFRESMLKKGTVMPFPDIKDKMPERSFLPRTISSKLPFATAKLSELKRIFHAEDNSTMEKIITDALQECERAPSKGETKRCVASAEDMIDFATSVLGRNVVVRTTDNVSGAKGDIVVGSVKGINGGKVTQSVSCHQSLFPYLLYYCHSVPKVRVYEADLLDPTSKAKINHGVAICHLDTSAWSPTHGSFAALGSGPGRIEVCHWIFQNDLTWTIAD from the exons ATGCCGCAGCACAGAGAACTCTGCCTCGTGACTCCTCTCTCTCTGTTCTTTATCTTGTTCTCTCTCAAT GTAGCTACGGCCATCGCCGGCGACCAGAACCCGTTTTCCCCAAAAGGGTATCTGACGCGTTACTGGAACAAGGAGGTCCGAAACGACGCCGTTGGACCCACTTTTCTGCTCTCCAAGGCCTCCCCATTAAGCGCCGTGCAATCCGCTAGCTTCGCAAAGCTCGCATCCGAAAATGCCCTCCAGACGAAGCTTCCCGAGTTTTGCTCCGCCGCGAAGCTTCTCTGCTTTCCGGATTTGGGGGAGAGTTTAGAGAAGCACGTGAAGGACGCGAGTTTCACGGGATACTCAGGCCGGAATTTCACCAATTACGGCACGGATCGGCTCGCCGGCGCCGACAGCTTCAAGAACTACTCGCTCGGCGAGAATCTCCCGGTGGACTCGTTCCGCCGCTACAGCCGCGACTCGGTGAACCATAAAGACAAGTTCAACAACTACGCCGCCGACGGCAACGTCATCGACCAGAGCTTCAACAGCTACGCCGCCGGCGCCACCTCCGGCACCGGCGACTTCAAGAGGTACGCCGACTCCACCAACGTCCCCAACCTCCGATTCACCTCCTACTCCGACGACTCCAACGGCCGGGCCCAGTCCTTCACCGCCTACAGCGAGAACGCCAACGCCGGCCAGCAGAGCTTCACCAGCTACGCCAAACACGGCAATGGCGCCCCCAACGAGTTCACCGGCTACGGCACCAGCTCCAATGTCGCCGCGTCGGACTTCACCGGGTACAGCGAGTCCGGTAACGGCATAAACGACACCTTCACCAACTACGGCAACGACGAGAACAACCCGACGGAGCGGTTCAAGAGCTACGGCGACGGCGGCAATGCCGGGTCGGAGAAATTCTCCAACTACAGAGACAAGGCCAATGTGGGTGAGAGCTCGTTCCAGTCGTACGGCAAGAACTCCAACTCTGACAAGGTCAGTTTCGTCAATTACGGGAAAAGCTTCAACAACGGGTCGGAGTCTTTCACCGGGTACGGTAAAGGCTCCCAAGGCGGGTCGGTCGGGTTCAAGATCTATGGATTCAACAACACCTTCAAGGATTACAAGGATAAAAAATCGGCGAAGTTCACGGAATACGTGGCGGATGAAAAGACGAGTTTAGCCTCGGCGAGTGGCAGCTTGGCGAAAAGGTGGGTGGAGCCGGGGAAGTTCTTCAGGGAGTCTATGCTGAAGAAAGGAACTGTGATGCCCTTCCCCGACATTAAAGATAAAATGCCCGAAAGGTCGTTTCTGCCCCGCACAATCTCCTCGAAATTACCCTTTGCCACCGCCAAACTCTCCGAGCTGAAGAGGATCTTCCACGCCGAGGACAACTCCACCATGGAGAAGATCATCACCGACGCCCTGCAGGAGTGCGAGCGAGCCCCCAGCAAAGGCGAGACCAAACGGTGTGTCGCCTCGGCCGAGGACATGATCGACTTCGCGACGTCTGTCCTCGGCCGAAACGTCGTCGTTCGCACCACGGACAATGTCAGTGGTGCGAAGGGCGACATTGTGGTCGGATCAGTGAAGGGAATCAACGGCGGGAAGGTCACGCAGTCCGTGTCTTGCCACCAGAGCTTGTTTCCTTACCTACTCTACTACTGCCACTCGGTTCCCAAAGTCCGGGTTTACGAAGCGGATCTTCTGGACCCGACTTCGAAGGCCAAGATCAACCATGGCGTTGCCATCTGTCACTTGGACACGTCTGCTTGGAGCCCCACCCATGGATCCTTTGCCGCTCTGGGCTCGGGTCCGGGTCGGATCGAGGTCTGCCACTGGATCTTCCAGAACGACTTGACTTGGACTATTGCTGACTGA